From the genome of Geminocystis herdmanii PCC 6308, one region includes:
- a CDS encoding D-sedoheptulose-7-phosphate isomerase, whose amino-acid sequence MNHWIQERLKCLENAFNEEYCRSIDRVSQEVARRFQAGHTLFICGNGGSAADAQHIAAEFVGRFQFDRPGLPAIALGTNPATLTAWSNDHEFATIFSRQVECFGKTGDMLWVLSTSGKSRNVIYALKTAKEQGLITIGMAGNDGGIMGDLIDYPLFVSEKNTPYVQEIHLISYHRICEQVEIELFQNKNPFN is encoded by the coding sequence TTGAATCATTGGATACAAGAACGTTTAAAATGTCTTGAAAACGCCTTTAATGAAGAATATTGTCGATCGATAGATCGAGTTAGTCAAGAAGTAGCTCGTCGTTTTCAAGCAGGACACACTCTTTTTATTTGTGGCAATGGTGGTTCAGCCGCAGATGCTCAACACATTGCCGCTGAGTTTGTCGGACGGTTTCAGTTCGATCGACCCGGATTACCAGCCATCGCCCTCGGCACAAATCCTGCTACCCTCACCGCTTGGAGTAATGATCATGAATTTGCCACCATTTTTTCACGTCAAGTAGAATGTTTTGGCAAAACAGGAGATATGTTATGGGTATTGTCCACATCAGGAAAATCCCGTAATGTTATTTATGCCTTAAAAACCGCTAAAGAACAAGGTTTAATTACCATTGGCATGGCGGGTAACGATGGTGGCATAATGGGTGACTTAATTGATTATCCCCTCTTTGTCTCTGAAAAAAATACCCCCTATGTTCAAGAGATACACTTAATATCTTATCATCGTATTTGTGAGCAAGTAGAAATAGAGTTATTTCAAAACAAAAACCCATTTAACTAA